One Acidimicrobiia bacterium genomic region harbors:
- a CDS encoding RNA polymerase sigma factor, with protein sequence MSETVSPISPLGPDARLRVPYSYASRPLSVEQLEAEVLPRAKEGDEEAFAQLVRATYVETFTLAQRLMGNEADASDVVQETYLRAFRALPKFRGDARFTTWLYRITVNCASTHLGRRERHRHVHLNDEMYAPDEQQATNPEARAEAWVWQEKLKKSLAVLPPRQRAVLVLHDVYDWSHDEISKELKITQTASKVRLHRGRKRLRELMYPERIDIDDASDGETAEFQEDVQPLDGGNPEREPVSDDRTIAVSANAL encoded by the coding sequence ATGTCTGAAACCGTAAGTCCTATTAGCCCACTTGGTCCTGACGCGAGGTTGCGGGTGCCGTACTCGTATGCCTCAAGGCCGCTCAGCGTGGAACAGCTTGAAGCCGAGGTATTACCCCGGGCCAAAGAGGGCGATGAAGAAGCATTCGCTCAACTTGTGCGGGCTACCTATGTGGAAACCTTTACGCTGGCGCAGCGACTGATGGGCAATGAAGCTGACGCTTCCGATGTAGTACAAGAAACGTACTTGCGTGCCTTTAGGGCCTTGCCGAAATTTCGTGGCGACGCACGGTTCACCACCTGGTTGTATCGAATTACAGTGAATTGTGCTTCAACACACCTTGGGCGGCGCGAACGGCATCGGCACGTTCATCTAAACGACGAAATGTATGCGCCCGACGAACAGCAGGCCACTAATCCCGAAGCCCGGGCCGAAGCCTGGGTTTGGCAAGAAAAGCTGAAGAAGTCTTTGGCGGTGTTACCACCTCGTCAACGAGCGGTCTTGGTGCTGCACGATGTGTATGACTGGTCGCACGATGAGATTTCAAAAGAACTAAAGATCACCCAGACCGCCAGCAAAGTGCGTTTGCATCGTGGGCGCAAACGGCTACGCGAGTTAATGTACCCGGAACGTATCGACATCGATGACGCTTCAGATGGCGAGACCGCTGAGTTTCAAGAAGATGTGCAGCCGCTTGACGGTGGCAACCCTGAGCGAGAGCCAGTTTCGGATGATCGAACTATCGCGGTTAGTGCCAATGCGTTGT
- the rpmG gene encoding 50S ribosomal protein L33, translating to MANEKRVDVTLECQTCKRRNYITTKNKTNQRERIELKKYCRWDRMHTLHKETR from the coding sequence ATGGCTAATGAAAAGCGAGTGGATGTCACTCTTGAGTGCCAGACCTGCAAGCGTCGCAATTACATCACTACTAAGAACAAAACCAACCAGCGTGAGCGTATTGAGCTCAAGAAGTATTGCCGCTGGGACCGTATGCACACCTTGCATAAGGAAACTCGCTAG